A single region of the Acuticoccus sediminis genome encodes:
- a CDS encoding ABC transporter permease, with amino-acid sequence MALTDLAAAPERARRGAGLFRRVRRLLPGTVAFGVVWLAAMIVVALFADLLRPYAITQMDLSYRLAPPLTPGHWLGTDELGRDVLSRLIQSVRVSFVIAFGATILSAVFGTTLGFLAARFRGVCEHVVVMLADFQAALPFLIMSLAVLAFFGSSMVLLVCLMGFYGWERYARIARGLAISAGAQGYAAAVVQLGGSPARVYLRHILPNVASTLIVSMTLTFPEIILMESGLSFLGLGVQPPETSLGNMVGFGREYLTTAPWIMLAPAVVISLTTLSISLVGDWLRDRLDPTIR; translated from the coding sequence ATGGCCCTCACCGACCTCGCCGCCGCTCCCGAGCGCGCCCGCCGCGGCGCCGGCCTCTTCCGCCGCGTGCGCCGCCTCCTGCCCGGCACCGTCGCGTTCGGCGTCGTCTGGCTCGCGGCGATGATCGTCGTCGCCCTCTTCGCCGACCTCCTGCGACCCTATGCGATCACGCAGATGGACCTTTCCTACCGCCTCGCCCCGCCGCTGACGCCGGGTCACTGGCTGGGCACGGACGAGCTCGGCCGCGACGTCCTCTCCCGCCTCATCCAGTCGGTGCGCGTCTCCTTTGTGATCGCGTTCGGGGCGACGATCCTGTCGGCGGTCTTCGGCACGACGCTCGGCTTCCTCGCCGCCAGGTTCCGCGGCGTCTGCGAGCACGTCGTCGTCATGCTGGCGGACTTCCAGGCGGCGCTGCCCTTCCTCATCATGTCGCTCGCGGTTCTCGCCTTCTTCGGCTCCTCGATGGTGCTCCTCGTGTGCCTCATGGGCTTCTACGGCTGGGAGCGGTACGCCCGCATCGCCCGCGGCCTCGCGATCTCGGCCGGCGCGCAGGGGTATGCGGCGGCGGTCGTCCAGCTCGGCGGCTCGCCGGCGCGGGTCTATCTGCGCCATATCCTGCCGAACGTCGCGTCCACGCTGATCGTCTCGATGACGCTGACCTTCCCCGAGATCATCCTCATGGAGTCCGGGCTCTCCTTCCTCGGCCTCGGCGTGCAGCCGCCGGAGACGAGCCTCGGCAACATGGTGGGCTTCGGGCGCGAGTACCTGACGACCGCGCCGTGGATCATGCTGGCGCCGGCGGTGGTCATCTCGCTGACGACGCTCTCGATCTCGCTGGTCGGCGACTGGCTTCGCGACCGGCTCGACCCGACCATCCGCTAA
- a CDS encoding glycerophosphodiester phosphodiesterase family protein produces the protein MTAITGHRGARNLWAENSLTGFRNAVELGCDAIEFDIHLTDAGELVVIHDPTLDRTTDGTGPVRALTPETRRSTRLENGGDCVPTLAEVLAVLAPADGLGIHAEIKLDEKGEPYPGIAGKVAAVIEAHGLAPRTHLTSFSAAVLEDCRAAAPGIARLISADEAWVGRQGGLEAFIKMATGLADLVALRHDFLAANWDEACRLWPKAQLCAWTVNDEETMRDWLARDVGHLTSDRPDLALAARGAMR, from the coding sequence ATGACCGCCATCACCGGCCATCGCGGCGCCCGCAACCTCTGGGCCGAGAACTCGCTGACGGGCTTCCGCAACGCGGTCGAGCTCGGCTGCGACGCCATCGAGTTCGACATCCACCTGACCGACGCGGGCGAGCTCGTCGTGATCCACGACCCGACGCTGGACCGCACCACGGACGGCACCGGCCCGGTCCGCGCCCTGACGCCCGAGACGCGCCGCTCCACCCGCCTCGAGAACGGCGGCGACTGCGTGCCGACGCTTGCCGAGGTGCTGGCCGTCCTCGCCCCGGCGGACGGTCTCGGCATCCACGCCGAGATCAAGCTCGACGAGAAGGGCGAGCCCTACCCCGGCATCGCCGGCAAGGTCGCCGCCGTGATCGAGGCGCACGGTCTCGCCCCGCGTACGCATCTGACCTCGTTCTCGGCCGCCGTCCTCGAGGACTGCCGCGCCGCCGCGCCCGGGATCGCCCGCCTGATTTCCGCCGACGAGGCATGGGTCGGCCGGCAGGGCGGGCTCGAGGCGTTCATCAAGATGGCCACCGGCCTCGCCGACCTCGTCGCGCTGCGACACGACTTCCTCGCCGCGAACTGGGACGAGGCTTGCCGGCTGTGGCCAAAGGCGCAACTCTGTGCCTGGACCGTCAACGATGAAGAGACCATGCGCGACTGGCTCGCCCGCGACGTCGGGCACCTCACCTCCGACCGACCCGACCTCGCCCTCGCCGCCCGCGGGGCGATGAGGTGA
- a CDS encoding HAD family hydrolase: MTARPTGAPDLPRGAIIFDCDGVLIDSEPLSAAVLADVLTEAGHPATAFEIHTRFSGLAAIDMIAAMRAEDGIHEPERFLEASRAALFPRFARELEAVAGIEALVSALDRPYCVASNSGIERLDRSLGLLPIRALFGPHVYSAEMVPRPKPAPDLIELCLERLGVAARDSVMIDDNPPGIEAARAAGVVPIGFVTPGETRPAREAVLREAGAVAVATSAEQLAHLLGVAPVAVA, encoded by the coding sequence GTGACGGCACGCCCGACCGGCGCGCCCGACCTTCCCCGCGGCGCGATCATCTTCGACTGCGACGGCGTGCTGATCGACAGCGAGCCGCTGTCCGCCGCGGTCCTCGCGGACGTCCTGACCGAGGCCGGCCATCCGGCCACCGCGTTCGAGATCCATACCCGCTTCTCCGGCCTCGCCGCGATCGACATGATCGCGGCCATGCGCGCGGAGGACGGCATCCACGAACCGGAGCGCTTCCTCGAGGCGAGCCGCGCCGCCCTTTTCCCCCGCTTTGCCCGGGAGCTTGAGGCGGTCGCGGGGATCGAGGCGCTGGTCTCGGCGCTGGACCGCCCCTACTGCGTCGCCTCGAACAGCGGGATCGAGCGGCTGGACCGCTCGCTCGGCCTGCTGCCGATCCGCGCCCTCTTCGGCCCGCACGTCTACTCGGCCGAGATGGTGCCGCGGCCCAAGCCCGCGCCGGACCTCATCGAGCTCTGCCTCGAGCGGCTCGGCGTCGCCGCCCGCGACTCGGTCATGATCGACGACAACCCGCCAGGGATCGAAGCGGCCCGCGCGGCGGGGGTCGTGCCCATCGGCTTCGTGACGCCGGGCGAGACGCGTCCGGCCCGCGAGGCGGTCCTGCGCGAGGCGGGCGCCGTCGCGGTGGCGACCTCGGCCGAGCAACTGGCGCACCTTCTGGGCGTGGCGCCGGTCGCCGTCGCCTAG
- a CDS encoding sugar-binding transcriptional regulator — protein sequence MTSDSPQPDRRIDLAARAGWLYYVAGYRQDGIAEHLGVSRQTAQRLVALAVEEKLVNVRVDHPISRCMELAGTLRSRYGLCACEVVPSPPNAPDAITGLGAAGAAVMERELKVAEPRILAVGTGRALRSCVEELSPMSCPQHRIVALLSHVGADGSASRYNVGERMAERVDAALYPAWLPIYSRSAEDREMLQRLDFVKRHVALARRAAVRFVGIGSIGADAAMLADGFLSADEVASLQAAGGVGEITGFVFDREGALLPAGANARVNSVPLAGTGVPVYGVAAGRSKVAAIRGALLGRLITGLVTNERTAESLLR from the coding sequence ATGACCAGCGACAGCCCCCAACCCGACAGGCGGATCGACCTCGCCGCACGCGCGGGCTGGCTCTACTACGTCGCCGGATACCGCCAGGACGGCATCGCCGAGCACCTCGGCGTCTCGCGGCAGACCGCGCAACGCCTCGTCGCGCTCGCGGTGGAGGAGAAGCTCGTCAACGTGCGGGTGGACCACCCGATCAGCCGCTGCATGGAGCTCGCCGGAACCCTCCGCAGCCGGTACGGCCTGTGCGCCTGCGAGGTCGTCCCCAGCCCGCCGAACGCGCCGGACGCCATCACCGGCCTCGGCGCCGCCGGCGCGGCGGTGATGGAGCGGGAGCTGAAGGTGGCCGAGCCGAGGATCCTCGCCGTCGGGACGGGCCGCGCGCTGCGATCCTGCGTGGAGGAGCTTTCCCCCATGTCCTGCCCGCAGCACCGGATCGTCGCGCTGCTGAGCCACGTCGGCGCGGACGGGTCGGCCTCCCGCTACAATGTCGGCGAGCGGATGGCCGAGCGGGTCGACGCCGCGCTCTACCCGGCATGGCTGCCGATCTACTCGCGCTCGGCGGAGGACCGCGAGATGCTGCAGCGGCTCGACTTCGTGAAGCGGCACGTCGCGCTCGCCCGCCGGGCGGCGGTGCGGTTCGTCGGGATCGGCAGCATCGGCGCGGACGCGGCGATGCTGGCCGACGGCTTCCTGTCCGCCGACGAGGTCGCCTCCCTGCAGGCGGCCGGCGGCGTCGGCGAGATCACCGGCTTCGTCTTCGACCGGGAGGGGGCGCTGCTCCCCGCGGGGGCCAACGCGCGGGTCAACAGCGTGCCGCTGGCGGGGACGGGCGTCCCGGTCTACGGCGTCGCCGCCGGCCGCTCGAAGGTGGCCGCGATCCGGGGCGCGCTGCTGGGCCGGCTGATCACCGGCCTCGTCACCAACGAGCGCACCGCCGAGTCGCTGCTGCGCTGA